A genomic segment from Candidatus Aegiribacteria sp. encodes:
- a CDS encoding 1-acyl-sn-glycerol-3-phosphate acyltransferase, translated as MKESLRIRIQYYGGWFTRLLFGFHVQRAERVPRKGGVIIVCNHISELDPPVLGFAIPRCISFMAKVELFRHRFGQFFLRKLNAFPVNRAGIDTKSLRIAIDSLKGGEAVVIFPEGTRSHDGRLLPAKAGISLIASASRAPVLPAFIWGTDHAWKALTRTGKPFSVSFGKLISSRKLMEIKKKEGKNAMAEAVISAIAETGIEAGLYSNC; from the coding sequence ATGAAAGAATCGCTCAGAATACGGATTCAATACTACGGTGGCTGGTTTACCCGGCTTCTATTCGGATTCCATGTGCAGAGGGCCGAGAGAGTTCCAAGAAAAGGCGGTGTCATAATTGTCTGCAATCACATTTCGGAACTTGATCCTCCAGTGCTGGGATTTGCCATTCCAAGGTGCATATCGTTCATGGCAAAGGTTGAGCTTTTCAGACACAGGTTTGGCCAATTCTTCCTCAGGAAACTGAACGCTTTCCCTGTGAACAGGGCAGGAATCGATACGAAATCTCTCAGAATTGCAATAGATTCGCTCAAAGGGGGAGAGGCCGTTGTAATATTTCCGGAAGGTACCAGAAGCCATGACGGACGGCTCCTGCCGGCAAAAGCTGGAATAAGCCTGATAGCATCTGCATCCAGAGCCCCGGTTTTACCGGCATTCATATGGGGTACAGATCATGCGTGGAAAGCGCTGACAAGAACAGGCAAACCTTTCAGTGTCAGTTTTGGTAAACTGATTTCAAGTAGAAAATTGATGGAAATAAAGAAGAAAGAAGGGAAAAACGCTATGGCCGAAGCGGTGATCTCGGCGATAGCTGAAACAGGTATAGAAGCAGGATTATACTCAAATTGCTAA
- the cmk gene encoding (d)CMP kinase, translating to MIAIDGPAASGKSTTARLVAQRLGYSYLDTGAMYRASALLAIRNSIDLDDPFRVAEVIRRHSIDIRDGNVFIDDEDVSALIRTPEISDAASRISSGTPVRREMVLLQRRFAENHDTVAEGRDMGTVVFPQADLKVYVIADVAIRVVRRWREFNAAGKSADFDVLLKSQLMRDHRDRSRADSPLRLAPGAVILDSTLMSIEQQVSAVLKLYRDIVVKT from the coding sequence ATAATAGCCATAGACGGACCTGCTGCTTCCGGGAAGAGCACCACAGCTCGACTGGTTGCACAGAGGTTGGGTTATTCCTATCTTGATACCGGAGCCATGTACCGCGCCTCGGCTTTACTGGCAATCCGTAATTCGATAGACCTCGATGATCCCTTTCGGGTAGCTGAGGTAATTCGACGCCATTCAATTGACATCAGAGACGGGAACGTCTTTATTGATGATGAGGATGTTTCAGCGCTTATAAGAACCCCGGAAATAAGCGATGCCGCCAGCAGGATATCATCGGGTACTCCGGTCAGGCGCGAGATGGTTCTTCTTCAGCGCAGGTTCGCCGAGAACCATGATACGGTTGCTGAAGGAAGAGACATGGGAACCGTGGTCTTTCCTCAGGCAGACTTGAAAGTATACGTTATCGCTGACGTTGCCATACGTGTTGTGAGAAGGTGGAGGGAGTTCAACGCCGCGGGTAAAAGCGCCGATTTCGACGTGCTTCTGAAATCCCAGCTTATGAGAGACCACAGAGACAGAAGCAGGGCTGACAGCCCGCTTCGGCTGGCTCCCGGGGCAGTAATTCTTGATTCGACCCTTATGAGCATCGAACAGCAGGTTTCAGCCGTTCTGAAACTTTATAGAGATATAGTGGTGAAAACCTGA
- a CDS encoding rRNA pseudouridine synthase, translating into MAQAKNNYRLNRFLARSGIASRRKSDLLIQGGKVSVNGKIVTVPGFRVSNEDKVMYRGQTVKLQPFRTAALNKPHGFETTLSPDSKRSILKLIKGLPSGTVPVGRLDINTGGLLILSNDGELVNRLTHPSWEVEREYRIFLKNTPNSSVFRSLRRGASIGSGEFSKPLSVEPSGKKSVNLVLRTGRNREVRRLFEACDIQFEGLERVRYGPVTLKGIERGEWRLLVDDELKTLMKAVKLVRE; encoded by the coding sequence TTGGCTCAGGCAAAGAATAATTACCGACTTAACAGATTCCTCGCAAGATCAGGGATAGCGTCACGAAGGAAGAGCGATCTTCTGATACAGGGTGGGAAAGTATCTGTTAACGGGAAAATTGTAACTGTTCCCGGATTCAGGGTTTCCAATGAAGACAAAGTGATGTACCGAGGGCAGACAGTGAAGCTTCAGCCTTTCAGAACGGCTGCTCTCAACAAACCTCATGGTTTCGAAACAACCCTGTCACCGGATTCAAAAAGATCAATTCTTAAACTGATCAAAGGCCTTCCTTCCGGGACCGTTCCAGTAGGACGTCTGGATATCAATACGGGCGGGTTACTCATACTCAGCAATGACGGAGAGCTGGTGAACCGTCTCACGCATCCATCATGGGAGGTTGAAAGGGAATACAGGATATTCCTGAAGAACACGCCAAATTCGTCGGTTTTCCGATCCCTGAGAAGGGGCGCGTCAATTGGAAGCGGGGAATTTTCAAAACCACTTTCAGTCGAACCATCAGGCAAGAAATCAGTTAACCTGGTTCTTCGTACAGGAAGGAACCGTGAGGTTCGCCGACTTTTTGAAGCATGTGACATTCAATTTGAAGGACTTGAACGTGTTAGATATGGGCCTGTTACACTTAAAGGTATTGAGCGCGGCGAGTGGCGCCTGCTGGTTGATGATGAGCTCAAGACATTGATGAAAGCTGTAAAACTTGTCCGTGAATAG
- the scpB gene encoding SMC-Scp complex subunit ScpB, which yields MILDRLAREVEALIFASEEPLSVQQLCEYTGSGEDSIHQALDRLNKSFMDQQHAFTIVDVAGGFSIATDSEFGGVVSQLFEGRKPGKLSRAALETMAVVAYSQPCTRMAIESIRGVNCDSAIRTLLERDMIKISGRMETPGRPLLYSTTKAFLAYFGLSNLDHLPRFDEVEELLGMSSSEMEERDLFGSGKE from the coding sequence TTGATTCTTGACAGACTGGCAAGAGAAGTGGAAGCACTTATCTTTGCTTCGGAAGAGCCGTTGAGTGTACAGCAATTGTGTGAATACACAGGAAGCGGTGAAGATTCAATTCATCAGGCACTGGACAGACTGAACAAGTCATTCATGGATCAGCAGCATGCTTTTACGATAGTGGATGTTGCAGGCGGATTCAGCATAGCAACCGACAGTGAGTTCGGAGGTGTTGTTTCGCAGCTTTTTGAAGGAAGAAAACCCGGAAAACTCTCAAGGGCAGCCCTTGAGACAATGGCTGTAGTCGCTTACAGCCAGCCATGCACAAGAATGGCAATAGAATCGATCAGAGGAGTGAACTGCGACAGTGCCATAAGAACCCTGCTTGAGCGGGATATGATAAAGATCTCAGGTAGAATGGAAACACCGGGAAGACCTTTGCTTTATTCAACAACAAAAGCCTTCCTCGCGTATTTCGGGTTAAGCAACCTTGACCACCTTCCAAGATTCGATGAAGTTGAAGAACTCCTTGGCATGAGTTCTTCCGAGATGGAAGAAAGGGATCTGTTTGGCTCAGGCAAAGAATAA
- a CDS encoding segregation/condensation protein A, with amino-acid sequence MTEQTVYARGCRIELESFEGPLDLLLYLIRRDEIDIYDIPVAHVADQYLKYIREARELDLDIASEYLVMAATLTKIKSKSLLPTHRFDSEDDADPGAELRRQLILYRTFREIAEELQRSEETWTAIYTSPGERDRWSADFNEIEPGQTSLLDLLKALNSLSEEEPEIPTQRIQRTLLTISECIRSLEKDIVPGRIIPFKTIVGPEPTRSRIVSYFITLLELIRRGWVCCHQAYPFSEIEIQRTERWSIDS; translated from the coding sequence TTGACGGAACAGACGGTTTACGCGAGAGGCTGCAGAATAGAACTGGAATCCTTCGAAGGACCTCTTGATCTTCTTCTGTATCTTATAAGGCGGGATGAGATCGATATTTACGATATTCCCGTTGCTCATGTAGCCGATCAGTACCTTAAGTACATCAGAGAAGCCAGAGAACTCGACCTGGACATAGCCAGCGAATACCTTGTCATGGCGGCGACGCTAACGAAGATCAAAAGCAAATCTCTCCTTCCGACCCACAGGTTCGACAGTGAGGACGATGCTGATCCCGGAGCTGAACTGAGGCGTCAGCTGATTCTATACAGAACATTTCGCGAAATAGCCGAAGAACTGCAGAGAAGCGAAGAAACCTGGACCGCGATATACACTTCACCCGGTGAACGTGACAGATGGTCTGCTGATTTCAACGAGATTGAACCGGGGCAGACATCACTGCTTGACCTTCTGAAAGCACTCAACAGCCTTTCCGAAGAGGAACCTGAAATCCCTACCCAGAGAATTCAGCGGACCCTTCTCACTATCAGCGAATGTATAAGATCACTTGAAAAGGACATTGTACCCGGCAGGATCATTCCATTCAAAACAATCGTTGGCCCGGAGCCTACAAGATCCAGGATTGTTTCATATTTCATCACATTACTTGAGCTTATCAGAAGAGGATGGGTATGCTGCCATCAAGCGTACCCGTTCTCGGAAATTGAAATTCAACGAACCGAAAGGTGGAGCATTGATTCTTGA
- a CDS encoding 50S ribosome-binding GTPase, which translates to MEKPEIKHSGYVAIAGLANSGKSALINAISGRNISPSHIYKGTTRIPISSIYMTEKDQICFIDTPPLEFYEDEKLFSSVDVICLALNTTELSAQLKSGVLRAFVNRVRPIPTIFVPTFIDYFPAELHGAFTNQISMLVNYQEIVPVCSPCEQGIKRLREVLLKYIPKRGRLFPDGCTSLHSERFLVSEQIRISLFSVLPSEIAAVTAVQIEEFSIRDEKRYVRANLHVARHSNKGVVIGRKGTMLQNIADIASEGASRIIERPLYLDLWVKVREAWPDNIDDLIEFGYVC; encoded by the coding sequence ATGGAGAAGCCGGAAATAAAACACTCAGGATACGTTGCCATAGCCGGATTGGCGAATTCAGGGAAATCCGCGCTGATTAATGCCATTTCAGGAAGGAACATATCCCCTTCGCATATATATAAAGGTACAACACGGATTCCAATTTCAAGCATATACATGACGGAAAAGGATCAAATCTGTTTCATCGATACTCCACCGCTGGAATTTTACGAAGATGAAAAACTGTTCAGCAGCGTCGATGTCATATGCCTGGCTCTCAATACCACCGAATTATCAGCACAGCTGAAATCCGGGGTTCTGCGAGCATTTGTAAACCGCGTAAGGCCGATACCGACAATATTCGTGCCTACTTTTATTGACTACTTTCCAGCTGAACTCCACGGCGCTTTTACAAACCAGATTTCAATGCTGGTTAACTATCAGGAGATAGTTCCGGTATGCTCCCCCTGTGAACAGGGCATTAAAAGACTTCGCGAGGTCTTGCTGAAATACATACCGAAAAGGGGCAGACTGTTCCCGGATGGCTGCACTTCTCTCCATTCGGAGAGGTTCCTGGTTAGTGAGCAGATCAGAATAAGTCTTTTCAGTGTTCTTCCATCGGAGATTGCCGCTGTCACTGCAGTGCAGATTGAAGAGTTTTCCATCCGCGATGAGAAGAGATATGTAAGAGCCAACCTGCATGTTGCCCGTCATTCCAACAAGGGCGTGGTAATAGGCAGAAAGGGAACGATGCTTCAGAATATTGCTGATATAGCATCGGAGGGAGCCTCCAGAATAATTGAAAGACCACTCTACCTTGATCTGTGGGTTAAGGTTCGCGAAGCATGGCCGGATAACATTGATGACCTGATTGAATTCGGGTACGTCTGTTGA
- a CDS encoding PQQ-binding-like beta-propeller repeat protein, with product MQKSQTHTEEDLQTSRNSDSRYITTIGISLIAVLFLLFLISMIFNSNGSNGEHAEVAQAVPVEDSLPAIENFNEEMPQFWLQARALSTGNAGWGPDITAPFDTLWYMRSNAGREFFSSPALVDGMLYFGCNDGNLRAVDAVTGSVKWTFGTACGICGEPAVDSTTVYFGGQDGVIYAIDRFSGNKLWSSGLGYHVFCDTGILSDTLIVTGNSMGKVCALNARTGEPVWDDEIGGIVLGPVIIDSMIIFSTEGGEITAFDPSGNQLWSKDYSSQASPPSADSTGVYAGFSNGVVRKFSLDDGHVLWETDIVSSVSRCVMARPVIAGNVVLSGTNDGQLVSLTAAGGSVIWRQNFDNWLQLPPVVGEELVYIACDDQRLHIVELETGAKVDSLEMDGYSGTAPLLQNGTIFYGNTSGDFVALLGTIREEESIEPVEEQPEEQPEEQPEEQPEEQPEEQPEEQPEEVIEEVVVEDEEAPAEMIQALPENTDDEPACDTDSTETE from the coding sequence ATCGAACGGGGAACATGCGGAAGTTGCTCAGGCGGTTCCTGTTGAGGATTCTCTGCCTGCAATTGAAAACTTCAATGAGGAAATGCCTCAGTTCTGGCTTCAAGCAAGAGCTTTATCCACCGGCAATGCCGGATGGGGCCCGGATATCACCGCTCCTTTCGACACCCTCTGGTATATGAGATCCAACGCGGGAAGGGAATTCTTTTCGTCTCCGGCTCTTGTGGACGGAATGCTATACTTTGGCTGCAACGACGGCAATCTGCGAGCAGTTGACGCTGTCACCGGTTCTGTAAAATGGACATTCGGTACTGCTTGCGGAATCTGCGGAGAACCGGCTGTGGATTCCACCACAGTCTATTTCGGCGGACAGGACGGAGTGATTTACGCCATCGACAGGTTCTCCGGAAACAAACTGTGGTCGTCCGGTCTTGGCTACCATGTATTCTGTGACACAGGCATTCTATCCGATACGCTTATTGTCACAGGGAATTCAATGGGCAAAGTTTGCGCGCTGAACGCGCGAACAGGCGAACCGGTCTGGGATGATGAGATAGGAGGAATAGTCCTTGGTCCTGTAATAATTGATTCCATGATTATTTTTTCTACCGAAGGCGGGGAAATTACCGCATTCGACCCTTCGGGGAATCAGCTCTGGTCAAAGGATTACAGCAGTCAGGCATCACCGCCATCGGCGGATAGTACAGGTGTATATGCAGGCTTTTCGAACGGTGTAGTAAGAAAATTCTCACTGGATGACGGGCATGTTTTGTGGGAAACAGATATTGTTAGCTCTGTCTCAAGATGCGTCATGGCAAGACCGGTAATTGCTGGTAACGTGGTTTTATCAGGCACCAATGACGGGCAGCTTGTATCACTCACAGCCGCGGGGGGAAGCGTAATCTGGAGACAGAATTTCGATAACTGGCTTCAGCTGCCGCCTGTCGTGGGCGAGGAACTGGTTTACATAGCCTGCGATGATCAGCGCCTGCACATCGTTGAACTTGAAACCGGAGCAAAGGTTGATTCACTTGAAATGGACGGCTATTCCGGAACAGCTCCTCTCCTCCAGAACGGTACTATATTTTACGGGAATACATCAGGTGATTTTGTTGCGCTTCTGGGTACCATACGCGAGGAAGAATCAATAGAACCGGTTGAGGAGCAGCCGGAAGAACAGCCGGAAGAACAGCCGGAAGAGCAACCGGAAGAGCAGCCGGAAGAACAGCCGGAAGAACAGCCGGAAGAAGTTATTGAAGAGGTTGTCGTGGAAGATGAGGAAGCTCCTGCAGAAATGATACAGGCTCTTCCTGAAAACACAGATGACGAGCCTGCATGCGATACTGATTCAACGGAGACGGAGTGA